GGTTGCAGCACCCCGTCACCGCATACAAGCAACTCGGAGTACAAGTAGGCGGAACCGGAATTGTTGCCGGCGTCATCGTCGTCATGCGCCCCGACAATTACCTGGCCGTCGCTTATAGCCACCGACCTCCCAAAGTAGTCATACGTCGCGGCATCCGAAGCGGTGAGCTTAAAAAGCTGCCCCCAGTTGCCAGCACCCCCCGCGTTGAGGTGGTGCACATACGCAGAACCTGAAAAGCCACCCGCGTCGTCGTTACCATACGCGCCGACAACCACGGTGTTACCGCTTATTGCAACCGATTGCCCGAACAGGTCGCCCGCGTTGGCGTCCGAAGCGGTGAGCTTGGCAAGCTCGCCCCAATTGCCCGCACCCCCCAGGTCTTGCTGGTACAGGTAGGCAGAACCCGAACTGGCCCCGGCATCGGCAGCGCCAAACGCACCGACGATCACCGTGTCGGCGCTCGCCGCAACCGACCAACCGAAGTGCCCCCCCGCGATGGCATCCGAAGCGGTGAGCTTGGCAAGCTGGCCCCAGTTGTTCAGACCACCCTCGTCGCGCTGGTAGACGTAGGCAGAACCCGACAAGTCGTCGCCATCCGCCCCGACCACAGCCGTGTCCGAGCTTATTGCTACCGAGTAACCAAAGTAGGCACTGGCAGCTGCGTCGAGCGCGACAAGCTTGGTGAGCTGGCCCCAGTTGTTGACGCCACCCTCATCGCGCTGGTAGACGTAGGCAGAACCCGACCAGGCGCCTGCGTTGGCGTCGCCGATCGCTCCGACAAGGGCCGTGTTGCCACTGACCGCCACTGAGCCCCCGAAATAGCCCCCGGCCGAAGCGTCCAACGCGGTGAGCTTGGCCACCTCGCCCCAGTTGCCCGCACCGCCCTCGTCGCGCTGGTACACGTAAGCAGAACCCGACAAGTCGCCCGCGTCGTCGTCATAGTGCGCTCCCACGAGCACCGTGTCGCCCTCAATAGCCACCGAGATTCCGAACTGGTCATTGGCGGCGGCATCAGAGGCCGTTATGCTGGTCACCTCAATCCAGTTGCCAAAAAAGTCCTGCTGGTAGACGTAGACCGAACCGGAACCGAGCCCGTCGTCGTCGTTACCCGGTGCCCCGACAACCGCCGTATCGCCGCTGATCGCCACCGAACGCCCGAACTGGTCGCCGATAGAGGCGTCCGAGGCAGTGAACTTCAGTTCGGCCTGCGCCCGCGCATCCGTAGCCCGGTTGACCAGCGCCAGAGCCACGATCAGAGCCAGCAGCAGCTTACAGCTGAACTTTACGAGAAAAA
The Candidatus Binatota bacterium DNA segment above includes these coding regions:
- a CDS encoding DUF4215 domain-containing protein, coding for MREAGNSLFLVKFSCKLLLALIVALALVNRATDARAQAELKFTASDASIGDQFGRSVAISGDTAVVGAPGNDDDGLGSGSVYVYQQDFFGNWIEVTSITASDAAANDQFGISVAIEGDTVLVGAHYDDDAGDLSGSAYVYQRDEGGAGNWGEVAKLTALDASAGGYFGGSVAVSGNTALVGAIGDANAGAWSGSAYVYQRDEGGVNNWGQLTKLVALDAAASAYFGYSVAISSDTAVVGADGDDLSGSAYVYQRDEGGLNNWGQLAKLTASDAIAGGHFGWSVAASADTVIVGAFGAADAGASSGSAYLYQQDLGGAGNWGELAKLTASDANAGDLFGQSVAISGNTVVVGAYGNDDAGGFSGSAYVHHLNAGGAGNWGQLFKLTASDAATYDYFGRSVAISDGQVIVGAHDDDDAGNNSGSAYLYSELLVCGDGVLQPNAGEDCDDGNTVNLDGCSAICSTNETCGDGLIDPGEVCDHGGESASCDADCTAAFCGDQTVNLTAGEQCDDGNILPGDGCDNCMWVPPTTTVTVSPTTTLNTTTTTTTTTLPACSGSLGIDQCKLKAKFRKIETKPDKLVVSCKVLDASAAVDGIDPSVEQMLFSMDDAGGVCFTTTTDPADCVEKKGSFKCKPPRGTVPYVQVKIKPDRRNPGSYKLKYKAKDADIQCLDLAETPWTMGLEVGDDCGQAACPSTGRRIECFSMPDLFIHSDDISFVSKNGDTTPFAQAEVGDTIVLGGQLHNSASGGTATDITGTVYIELGYDRIELGTFQVNTMVSGETRTIDIIPNPLLPVPAVNLGNGQFSWIVTQPSLWLHDFCYEITGSVLTDSSPVDNTACRSLTVGGP